The Micropterus dolomieu isolate WLL.071019.BEF.003 ecotype Adirondacks linkage group LG23, ASM2129224v1, whole genome shotgun sequence DNA window CACACTGCCCCGAAAAAATGAAGGGGCTGGACTGGCACACAGGGTATTTTACCAAAAAAAGACATCAGACGAGCTGCTTTCACCCCTCCcccaaatacacacaacaacaaGACCTCGGGAATGTCTGTCCTCACTGTGTCAGGGAGGGCCTATGTGATCAGCAGAATATCAGAAAGTAATGAGGTCTGATGATGAGTCATGTATGCCAGGTCCACATTAAGCTCATTTTGAATGCCAGTGTTGCTGACCACATGACACAGGTGCCATTATCGTTATTTATTCTGTCTAATGACTTCCCAAGTACAAAATAGTGAGTGAAGCAAAGCAGACATTACTGTTCCCCTTGGTTAACACATGGCATTCATGAGCCACGGCAAAATCACTACTTTATACTTGTTGAGAAAAGTATTCCAATAACTGAAACACAATATAAGCCTTTATGGAAAGGGTACAGAGCAGATTTTTATTCTGAAAGTAACCTGGCTACCTGTCTCACTCGTCACAACATGATGGCTGTAATGCATACATTGTAGTTTTTTAGAAAGAAGAAGACGAAACATACTTTTGTACCTGTGCATGTAACTACTGATTAATGCTGCTATGGACTTTTCAGAGCGATCTGGTTATGAATCTTTTTTTCAATGACATGCACAAAGCAAACACTTTCATTTCATAGCATCAGTTCTAAAGATGTGTGCAATACAGTATGCTCCTTTGTACTTTCATTTTCAACAACTGTGTCACTGCAATCAAACTAAGTACCTAgaccagtggtcggcaataggcggcccgcgggccagaacTGGTAtctgatataataataaacactagACAATAATAGACAATAATATAACTAATAtctgctttgatagcagaaaaaaaataaaaaaataaattgattgcggctggtgctgaaatagatctcagtcatgacagatacagttactcacacacaatcacttcctcttaagtgattgtggcCGTAAAATAAAAGCCTGAGAATGTTTATATGCTTTATGTTGAGTTTAGtgaaagcttttattttgaagagttctgaaggacattcaaaagagtctctggtgCTTCTCAAgcctcttaattgcatccacgtttcccttCCTTGCGTCTTTTCCTTGCGTTTCCTTTCCTTTTAGTCCCACACACCAGTGATGCATGGAGGAAAtcaagccaggagagaaggaacagacATGATTTGAGATGTCCTTTCCTCCAAAGCGTCACATAAAGCTACGTCCATTTCTGATGACGGTGGCAGCTGATCACAGATGGATCAGCTATCAGtcggctctaacagctgtagagacttttgatggagtttgtgtctacATACATGTGCACTGTTACTAGTAAAGTAtcacagttatcagtgcagagcagcatgattctctgttacctgtttaacaaacacctgcacatgaaaaaTTATAGGTTATTCATAGCctatgtcctgctcagaggcacaggatcatttctactggcacaatgctgatattatctgcatttatatttgctgattctgattgtaaattcgttattgaataacccagaatatgatcatggtgtcttGGGATTTATTAGCCTAAATGTTtaagggaaattgaaatgatgtaacttgTATCAAAGGTGACGCTCACTGacgcttttttttttaaacgcaGCAGCGCTTTCATTCACACTTTCATGATTTTACTTGCAGAGCCGCCAGCTGCTTTCATCAAATGCTTTGCTCACTTCATTAGATACTttggtgcagtttagtgacttgtccgaCTCCTTACGTGTTACTATGTTGAATAGAAATGATgagaaattatgtaaaacatatttcttGCAGACAGACtccgactctctctgactttaattgtctccataatacaagttgatgggagaaataaaaaaaaaactctttctaataaataaataaagttgtgtggggggcttttgttgttcagacctacaatgaacacattttaacaagatagtgaatcataaaacaactcAAATATAAGACTTTGCAGCGAtactttttagtttagtttaatgttatctgtcctgatgtatcagatcagtccgatcagctgcagcgtccaatcaatataACGGCTACCCTATAAGGGGGCGTGTTGGTCAGTAAAAGACACTGGTGTATCCTtgctcatagctcctcagagatcgctCCTCGCTCCTCGGAgtgcaaataagagctttggggcgtcctgcaagatggcggagtggaacaacttccggttcaagcAAGGAGCGAGGAAATGACAAATAAGACACTTGAGAAGCAccctctggcttgcttgacacacctctgggaagaatgtagaaagttgcatggcgctgtggagagcccccagttgcagtagtgcatggatcacgtaatattcatccagccaacgATCACGAACCATTCACAGCATATCAGCACCGGAGAGGAAGTGGGGCGAACCAAGGtcaggagatcgcggagcgacTGGCCCGCTGCGGTCGGGCAGTGCTTGTTTCCTCTGGcgggatgaagtctgacgcgcCGCATGATCCATGACaagattaatgtcaataaagcatgctgtcaatattttagagatcccccaaaatatcacaaatcatgcttttaggggagctgatgtcttattaggGGGAGCTAAGCCCCCCTGGCTCTcccgtagttcgcaccctgaatttcctcagggaaatgaaaataagcgtccataggtttatgattGCGGATCAAATGCCGGgcacgcacacactgcagcacataccttattgtgagcatgtgcaaaagtgtccttataatcaagtAATAACGGGGGGAAAAATATACGCAGTAAATTGGAATTGATCTTCCAGtctttggcccgatgccagacttatttgccgacccctgacCTAGACTATTGGGTTACTATAAAAAAGTAGTATCTCAGATCAAACCTTTTGTTGCCACTGCactgcctcttcttccttcttcttcttggcATCCTCCAGGAGGGAAATCTTGGAAGTCAGTTCAGCTAACTCTGTGGCCTAAAAGGACAACATTTTACTTTCTTGAATGGAACTGAATATATTTTCCAGCCATCAAACCCTTAGATTTTATAATTTCAATGCATGTGAGTAGACAAATAGTTTTTTAATAACTAACCAGGTGTTCTTGGTTCTTCATCTGGTTCTGTGACTGCTGCAGCAGAGTCATCTTGGCATCCTCGGCTCCCCTCAGATCAGCCTCCAGGCGTCCAGCCTCCTCCTGagctctcttcctctcctgctccAACTCCAGAGCCCTTTGTGTTTGCTCCTCCAActctgcacagacacacatacatgcacacagagaAGCACTAGAGGTGAGTGCCCTGTGAGGAAAACAGTGTCACCATTCATTACAGTACAATGACAAGCTTCCCTTGAACACTGACAGGTCACCCACCTTGTTGGGCTTTTTTCGTCTGCTCCTCAATCTGCTTCAGTCTCTCCATTAAttcctccttttccttttcaatcttttccttttccttttctgcaacttctcttttcctcttttcattCTCCAGCAGAGCTCTATTGGAAATAGAAACAACACACAAGATACAAGATGTACTGGATCATGCAGTAATCAGGAGGATCATTTGAAAGTAGACCACAGTTTACCATAGTAGattatttcttttcagtttACTAAATTACCAAACATCAGACATCACATAGCGCAATCACatctgtttaaaatgtgtgcatttcTCTGACAGCAGCTTGTCTTACCGCTCCATCTTCTTGTGATTCTTCTCCTCCCGAGCCTGAGCCTTCATCTGCTGCACTTCAATGGTGTCAGGTTTGCGGCGGCGCATGTACAGCTCGTGGTTGCCCATGCAAAGAGCCAGAATGCGCTTGTTGATGCGCAGTCTCGGAGCATAGAATACAAAGTCCTAAAACGGCAATAATACAGATTTTTATTAGGAGTAGTACATAGACGGATGATTTATCAAATGTTAACAAGTTAAGCTGTTATTAAGGGTTTACATACAGGTGCTTTCTTGTCAATTGGTTTAATGACAAACTTCTTGTCATTGAAGGAAATGTTCCTGATTTCACTCCAAGGAAATCCGATTTTGGGCGTCATTCTGTTAATgacaatggaaaaacaaaaactcttgGTGAGCGGTATTAAATTGGACAGTTAATATTAGTATTAGTACTGATAATAAACTGATGGCGATTTTAATTAGTAAATTGTTGTGGAATCACTTACTTGTCATTTTGCTCATAAATGTTGAGCCCCAAAGCATCCACTCCCAACCACAGTTCTGTTCCTTTCTTATTCTTGATGTTGAAGTAGTTGACTCCGTACATCTCGAGGTCTTGAGCGATCTTCAGATACTCCATCATGGATTCCTCTCTGTGGACAAGTAAGACACGTCTTAAACTAGTGCTTCAGAGAGACTGATGAAAGAGGACAAACGCTTGACTTTAAAACACGAGGCACACTACACTCTACCTGACCCTGATCACCGCACAGACCTAATCAAAttaaaagtttgtgtgtgtgcatgcatgcctGTGCAAGTGCAGAAGTGTGTCAGCTGTTACCTCATCATGCTCTTGTGTTCTTCGTGCCACACTTGAATCCTCTCCTCCCACTGGTCCTTGTTGAGTTTATGCTGGTCCAGAACTCTGAGGACAGGAGACGTCTGTGAAAAACACGTCTCATACAAACACGCTGGCTGAAAGGTGACATCTTTCTGACAAGAGtgaaatgatgataaaaaacTGTGTTACCTCTGAGGGAGCAGCTGTTCACCAGACAGATAGCCTGGTGTGTGGACTTCCTTGTTGTAGTCAGCATACTTGGCCTGCACTGCGTAGGAGGCCAGGAGGACAGCGGTCTCTGGAGGACAGTAGATGTCGTCATTTAAGATTCCCTCCTTCACTTGCAGGAAGAACAGCCGTTGTGTGGCATCCTGGATTAACTCCTCAGACACATCCTCAGGGAAGAACTTGGCACGAAACTTAAACAGCAGCGGGCTTTCCTTCCTCACATCCTGGGCTGTCACCTAAAATAAAGCGTGACACGGGTGAGGGGTAGAGgtcacactgtaaaca harbors:
- the LOC123962878 gene encoding moesin isoform X1, coding for MPKTISVRVTTMDAELEFAIQPNTTGKQLFDQVVKTIGLREVWYFGLQYQDTKGFSTWLKLNKKVTAQDVRKESPLLFKFRAKFFPEDVSEELIQDATQRLFFLQVKEGILNDDIYCPPETAVLLASYAVQAKYADYNKEVHTPGYLSGEQLLPQRVLDQHKLNKDQWEERIQVWHEEHKSMMREESMMEYLKIAQDLEMYGVNYFNIKNKKGTELWLGVDALGLNIYEQNDKMTPKIGFPWSEIRNISFNDKKFVIKPIDKKAPDFVFYAPRLRINKRILALCMGNHELYMRRRKPDTIEVQQMKAQAREEKNHKKMERALLENEKRKREVAEKEKEKIEKEKEELMERLKQIEEQTKKAQQELEEQTQRALELEQERKRAQEEAGRLEADLRGAEDAKMTLLQQSQNQMKNQEHLATELAELTSKISLLEDAKKKKEEEAVQWQQKATMVQDDLEKTKEELKNKVMAAHIQEPLNAENEHDENDESSAEASAEFTSAATYKDRSEEERMTEAEKNERLQKHLLVLSSELANARDETKKTVNDVIHAENMKAGRDKYKTLRQIRSGNTKQRIDEFECM
- the LOC123962878 gene encoding moesin isoform X2; the protein is MLNWSSPFSQTQQESNSLTRVLDQHKLNKDQWEERIQVWHEEHKSMMREESMMEYLKIAQDLEMYGVNYFNIKNKKGTELWLGVDALGLNIYEQNDKMTPKIGFPWSEIRNISFNDKKFVIKPIDKKAPDFVFYAPRLRINKRILALCMGNHELYMRRRKPDTIEVQQMKAQAREEKNHKKMERALLENEKRKREVAEKEKEKIEKEKEELMERLKQIEEQTKKAQQELEEQTQRALELEQERKRAQEEAGRLEADLRGAEDAKMTLLQQSQNQMKNQEHLATELAELTSKISLLEDAKKKKEEEAVQWQQKATMVQDDLEKTKEELKNKVMAAHIQEPLNAENEHDENDESSAEASAEFTSAATYKDRSEEERMTEAEKNERLQKHLLVLSSELANARDETKKTVNDVIHAENMKAGRDKYKTLRQIRSGNTKQRIDEFECM